In the Candidatus Binatia bacterium genome, one interval contains:
- a CDS encoding DUF1566 domain-containing protein: MQRGLQAGIALAILMTANSAFATLAAVCGDVNETGTITSSDALLVLKKGVGQNVSLSCAGYDEEVAACQSNLTTCNEDLSATNADLSSCNENLSAANAALSSCNEDLSAANADLSSTNADLQTCLSHPVCGNGLVESGEECDVQNLNGHTCASLGFAGGTLACSTGCAIDESGCYETRFDTSGVTTIDHQSGLEWEQKDGSDGSVNAVDPHDVDNKYTWTASDTPPSGTAFTDFLAALNGASTGSCYAGHCDWRLPTPDEFATILLSDCPDGPCVVDSALLPMRDGFYWTAATDSVEHTGAIDADLSSGFVGLGSDKTSNFFVRAVRSR; the protein is encoded by the coding sequence ATGCAACGCGGACTGCAGGCGGGGATCGCCCTGGCGATCCTGATGACGGCGAACTCGGCATTTGCGACGCTTGCCGCGGTATGCGGCGACGTCAACGAAACCGGCACGATCACGTCCAGCGATGCGCTGCTCGTGCTCAAGAAAGGCGTCGGGCAGAACGTCAGCCTGAGCTGCGCAGGGTACGACGAAGAGGTTGCCGCATGCCAGAGCAACCTTACGACGTGCAACGAAGACCTGTCGGCCACCAACGCGGACCTCTCCTCGTGCAACGAAAACCTTTCGGCCGCCAACGCGGCCCTCTCCTCGTGCAACGAAGACCTTTCGGCCGCCAACGCGGACCTCTCCTCGACGAACGCAGACCTGCAAACCTGCCTCAGTCATCCCGTGTGCGGCAATGGCCTCGTCGAGTCGGGCGAGGAATGTGACGTGCAGAACCTCAACGGACACACCTGTGCCTCGCTCGGATTCGCCGGCGGAACGTTGGCGTGCTCGACGGGCTGCGCCATCGACGAGAGCGGTTGCTATGAGACCCGCTTCGATACCAGCGGGGTCACGACCATCGACCACCAGAGCGGGCTCGAATGGGAACAGAAGGACGGGAGCGACGGCTCGGTCAATGCCGTCGATCCTCACGACGTCGACAACAAGTACACGTGGACCGCTTCGGACACGCCCCCCAGCGGCACGGCGTTCACCGACTTCCTCGCTGCGCTCAACGGCGCCTCGACCGGCAGCTGTTACGCCGGCCACTGCGACTGGCGTCTTCCGACGCCGGACGAGTTCGCGACGATCCTGCTCTCGGATTGCCCCGATGGCCCCTGCGTCGTCGATAGCGCGCTGCTTCCGATGCGCGACGGCTTCTATTGGACCGCCGCAACCGACAGCGTCGAGCACACGGGGGCGATCGATGCCGACCTCTCGAGCGGATTCGTCGGGCTCGGAAGCGACAAGACGAGCAACTTCTTCGTAAGGGCCGTCCGCTCGCGCTGA
- a CDS encoding NAD(P)/FAD-dependent oxidoreductase, translated as MSESDNGPQAASSNAAAHAFDGESLRRKYREERLKRLRADGNEQYIEVAGRFSHYLDDPYVAPGFRREPLTDEVDVAVVGGGFGGLLAGARLRQAGVKDIRMIDPAGDFGGTWYWNRYPGIACDIESYTYLPLLEELGYVPKEKYSYGKEILEHSQAIGRKFDLYRNACFQTRVEELSWDEDSSRWILSTNHGDRMRARFVVLATGPLNRPKLPGIAGIDTFEGHSFHASRWDYSYTGGDSEGGLVGLRGKKVGIIGTGATSVQIVPHVGQWAEHLYVFQRTPSSIDFKNNPPTDPSWTASLPAGWHQHRMDNFNNLVSGVPQAEDLVHDGWTDIIKNLLLGLMNTESPDFSPEAIEKAVEIADFEKMESIRARVDATVADPATAAALKPWYRQFCKRPCFHNEYLETFNRDNVTLVDTAGKGVERITRHGIVAGGREYELDCLIFATGFEVGTDYCRRAGMHIYGRDRRDLTQWWAPGVRTLHGMHIDGFPNCFLMSNSQAGFTASFPHMLNEQARHLTWIIRRALDEDFTLVEATEDGVEDWVSRCVEKAGAAAEFFENCTPGYYNNEGKLSERAVQNGFYGGGTGSPEFISILESWRSDGTMKGLRTRGR; from the coding sequence ATGAGCGAATCCGATAACGGTCCGCAGGCGGCATCTTCCAACGCAGCCGCCCATGCCTTCGACGGCGAATCGCTGCGGCGCAAGTACCGCGAGGAGCGCCTCAAGCGTCTTCGCGCCGACGGCAACGAGCAGTACATCGAAGTAGCCGGCCGGTTCTCGCACTACCTCGACGACCCTTACGTCGCTCCCGGCTTTCGTCGCGAGCCGCTGACCGATGAAGTCGACGTCGCGGTGGTCGGCGGCGGATTCGGCGGCCTGCTCGCCGGCGCGCGGCTTCGCCAGGCCGGCGTAAAGGACATCCGCATGATCGATCCCGCCGGCGACTTCGGCGGCACCTGGTACTGGAACCGCTATCCCGGCATCGCGTGCGACATCGAGTCGTACACCTACCTGCCGCTGCTCGAGGAGCTCGGCTACGTCCCGAAAGAGAAGTACTCGTACGGCAAGGAGATCCTCGAGCATTCGCAGGCCATCGGACGCAAGTTCGACCTCTACCGAAACGCGTGTTTCCAGACCCGCGTCGAGGAGCTCTCGTGGGACGAGGATTCGTCGCGCTGGATTCTTTCGACGAACCACGGTGACCGCATGCGTGCGCGATTCGTCGTGCTCGCCACCGGTCCCCTGAACCGGCCGAAGCTGCCGGGAATTGCCGGCATCGACACGTTCGAAGGACATTCGTTCCATGCCAGCCGCTGGGACTACTCCTACACCGGCGGAGACAGCGAAGGCGGCCTCGTCGGCCTTCGCGGCAAGAAAGTCGGAATCATCGGCACCGGCGCGACCTCTGTGCAGATCGTTCCCCACGTCGGCCAGTGGGCCGAGCATCTCTACGTGTTCCAGCGCACGCCGTCGTCGATCGATTTCAAGAACAATCCGCCCACCGATCCCTCGTGGACCGCGTCGCTCCCGGCGGGCTGGCACCAGCACCGGATGGACAACTTCAACAACCTCGTCTCGGGCGTGCCGCAGGCCGAAGACCTCGTGCACGACGGCTGGACCGACATCATCAAGAACCTGCTTCTCGGCCTGATGAACACGGAATCGCCGGACTTCAGCCCCGAAGCGATCGAGAAGGCCGTCGAGATCGCGGACTTCGAGAAGATGGAGTCGATTCGCGCGAGAGTGGACGCGACCGTCGCGGATCCGGCCACGGCCGCGGCGCTCAAGCCCTGGTACCGCCAGTTCTGCAAGCGTCCCTGCTTCCACAACGAGTACCTGGAGACCTTCAATCGCGACAACGTCACGCTGGTCGACACCGCCGGCAAGGGTGTCGAGAGGATCACCAGGCACGGCATCGTCGCCGGCGGTCGCGAGTACGAGCTGGACTGCCTGATTTTTGCCACGGGCTTCGAAGTCGGCACCGACTACTGCCGCCGTGCGGGCATGCACATCTACGGCCGCGATCGCCGGGACTTGACCCAGTGGTGGGCGCCGGGCGTGCGCACGCTGCACGGCATGCACATCGACGGCTTTCCGAACTGCTTCCTCATGAGCAACTCGCAGGCCGGCTTCACGGCCAGCTTCCCGCACATGCTCAACGAACAGGCCAGGCACCTGACGTGGATCATCCGGCGCGCGCTCGACGAGGACTTCACGCTCGTCGAAGCCACCGAGGACGGCGTCGAGGACTGGGTGTCGCGCTGCGTGGAAAAAGCCGGCGCGGCGGCCGAGTTCTTCGAGAACTGCACTCCGGGCTACTACAACAACGAGGGCAAGCTGTCCGAGCGTGCGGTGCAGAACGGATTCTACGGCGGAGGAACGGGGTCGCCGGAGTTCATCTCGATCCTGGAGAGCTGGCGGTCGGACGGGACGATGAAGGGATTGCGCACGCGCGGGCGATAG
- a CDS encoding AsmA family protein gives MRRLLSALFAVFALLVVATVAAPLLVPLETWKAQIVQRTKAATGRDLRIDGAIRLAFLPRLRLELDKVGLSGAPGARNGELLRLDRLQLVIGVLPLLSGRLDVESIELERPLISLEIDDKGRTNWDLSTAGHATTDSAGASEDTDWLSSFDVARLKIDDGAVSCTDRRDGSSWQATGVDLALSLKSFDAPLDVDGSVVWQAKKISVDAAVASPRNLFDGGRSGVRARIKGEPLDFRFDGDVVSGQGMKAMQASGSIDLGAASLRDAAAWLGYPMHNDSHAFGPLRIRGTLDERGSIVELADAHIDLDALSASGSVRIDVGGTRPRFEGKLDARPLDLNPYLPAEAVMANDSPDASTGWSDAPLDFSALGAVDADLDLLFGDLRLRKTHIDDGSGRVHWKDARLTASLANLALYGGGGSGTVILDGVRPSQPSMDVALDLKEVQSAPLLSDIAAFDAISGTGSVALHVSTRGASQREMIQSLAGSGELHLRDGAIRGINMAGVVRRTTDALTGHRDRDSTAFSRLDGTVQSVRGVIRNDDMLLDSPQVKIAGSGSIDLPRHAIDYRISPKWVAPLVGEIGFGSPGLAVPVFIRGPFDDVRFEPDLAGLITEGPRALIRGARDLTQIPGALIGLGRQEQDSDATTQEDDSHKSHGKIGKTLKGLFGR, from the coding sequence GTGAGAAGGCTGCTCTCCGCGCTGTTCGCGGTCTTCGCATTGCTCGTCGTGGCTACCGTTGCCGCGCCGTTGCTGGTCCCGCTCGAGACCTGGAAAGCGCAGATCGTCCAGAGGACGAAGGCTGCCACCGGCCGCGATCTTCGCATCGACGGCGCAATCCGGCTCGCGTTCCTGCCGCGCCTTCGACTGGAGCTGGACAAAGTCGGACTTTCCGGCGCACCGGGAGCCCGCAACGGGGAGTTGCTGCGCCTGGACCGGCTCCAACTGGTGATCGGCGTCCTGCCGCTGCTGTCGGGGAGGCTCGATGTCGAGAGCATCGAACTCGAACGTCCGCTGATCTCTCTCGAAATCGACGACAAGGGCCGCACCAACTGGGATCTCTCCACTGCAGGGCACGCGACGACTGACTCGGCAGGAGCCAGCGAGGACACCGACTGGCTGAGCAGCTTCGACGTTGCGCGCCTGAAGATCGACGATGGTGCGGTATCCTGCACCGATCGCAGGGACGGCAGTTCGTGGCAGGCGACGGGCGTTGACCTTGCGCTGTCGCTCAAGTCGTTCGACGCTCCGCTGGACGTCGACGGAAGCGTCGTATGGCAGGCGAAGAAAATCAGCGTGGACGCCGCGGTTGCGAGCCCCCGCAACCTTTTCGACGGCGGCCGCAGCGGCGTGCGCGCTCGAATCAAGGGAGAGCCCCTCGACTTTCGATTCGACGGCGACGTGGTCAGCGGCCAGGGGATGAAGGCGATGCAGGCCTCCGGCAGCATCGATCTTGGCGCAGCGTCGCTACGGGACGCGGCGGCCTGGCTCGGGTACCCGATGCACAACGACTCGCATGCATTCGGCCCGCTGCGCATTCGCGGCACCCTCGACGAACGCGGTAGCATCGTCGAGCTCGCCGACGCGCACATCGATCTCGATGCGCTTTCCGCGTCCGGCTCCGTTCGCATCGACGTCGGCGGCACGCGGCCCAGATTCGAAGGAAAGCTCGACGCCCGCCCGCTCGACCTCAATCCGTATCTTCCGGCCGAAGCCGTCATGGCCAACGACTCGCCGGACGCTTCGACCGGCTGGAGCGACGCGCCGCTGGACTTTTCGGCGCTGGGGGCGGTGGACGCCGATCTCGACCTGCTTTTCGGCGACCTGCGACTGCGCAAGACGCATATCGACGACGGCAGCGGCCGGGTCCACTGGAAGGACGCAAGGCTGACCGCTTCGCTCGCGAACCTTGCTCTTTACGGCGGCGGCGGAAGCGGCACCGTAATTCTCGACGGCGTCCGCCCGTCGCAGCCCAGTATGGACGTGGCGCTGGATCTGAAGGAAGTGCAGTCGGCGCCGCTGCTGTCGGACATTGCCGCATTCGATGCGATCTCTGGGACCGGATCGGTCGCGCTGCATGTGTCGACCCGCGGGGCGTCGCAGCGCGAGATGATCCAGTCGCTGGCCGGCAGCGGCGAACTGCACCTGCGCGACGGTGCGATCCGCGGGATCAACATGGCTGGGGTGGTGCGTCGCACGACCGATGCGCTGACCGGCCACAGGGACCGTGACAGCACGGCGTTCTCGCGTCTGGACGGCACGGTGCAGTCGGTGCGCGGAGTGATCCGCAACGACGACATGCTGCTCGACTCCCCGCAGGTGAAGATCGCCGGCTCGGGAAGCATCGACCTGCCGCGTCACGCAATCGACTATCGCATTTCGCCGAAATGGGTGGCGCCGCTGGTCGGCGAGATCGGCTTCGGATCTCCGGGTCTTGCGGTGCCGGTTTTCATTCGAGGACCTTTCGACGACGTGCGCTTCGAGCCGGACCTCGCGGGCCTGATCACCGAGGGGCCCAGGGCGCTGATCCGGGGCGCAAGGGATCTCACGCAGATTCCCGGTGCACTGATCGGCCTCGGCAGGCAGGAACAGGATTCCGACGCGACCACGCAGGAAGACGATTCGCACAAGTCGCACGGGAAGATCGGCAAGACACTGAAAGGTCTGTTCGGGCGTTAG
- a CDS encoding M36 family metallopeptidase, giving the protein MSCLLPVAAGAAAPSFDARNAAAPHAARQLSASQQDLIRPGSRVSFDDRFGIPDFVWTSASPPAESAARRARARSPEREARSHLRKLASLYGLDEADVLAARVSQVHDTGDGGVIVKFREQVDGVDVFQEEASVLMDRNLERVAVSGFLGGTRSHAPSSIASGFALSAADAIAIAIADRTGDSSVTASDLVAQPGTGGSYLPYSVPPGSRLAAVLPHPARAKPVYFHVDDSYRPAWYVEVSADVRGSNGQVDNATVATVVAADDGELLLRTSLSRSDSFSYRAWADTSGEHGPLDGPYTDGTPHPTGTPFTYTPSFTAPSLVSLAHGPISTNDAWLAPGSTVTKGNNVDAYTDASAPDGFSAGDFRADVTSPGSFDYTYDTAQDPEATSNQTSAAIVEAFYVANFEHDLYYDRGFDEAAGNGQQDNFGRGGLGGDPMLVEAQDYSGRDNADMNTPGDGFSPRMQLYLWDGPRTDSVAVDSQPSPHVLPSSLSPLGSADFGDNNTSVTADVVLVDDGVSSNSDGCDTPFANAESVAGKIALIDRGLCLFIDKVQNALAAGAVGVLIANNTGGGTVSGMSGPCNGPCSIPVLMITQNQGAQTKQALAAGTVGVTMSLQSGVDRDGALDNQIVAHEWAHFLSGRLVGDGSGLSSNQSGGLGEGWSDFNAMLMTVRDGDNWAGAYPMSAYASAGLVGDSAYFGLRRFPYSTDLTKNPLTFHDIQDGVAISGAPCSFDCDGANNSEVHDTGEVWTTMLWECYAALLGDTLGATPRLTFDEARTRMLGYLVASLKMTPLNPTFTEARDAVLASADASDLADEELFCNAFAKRGIGQGAVSPARFSSTNDGVVESFTCVPPAVCPSSPRGDCQISPRGQVKMQGSTLDPSRQSFSWKWTNGSTDLSDFGAAATGGTNYRLCVYDDDSLVMNVALPGGGSCNGRPCWSSGSSGLRYKFSGGNPGGLTQVTMKPGSGRAQVQVKGKGEGLALPFPISDTSAVAVQLVEDANSGGNCWSTQFASPAVTLDPTTLKYQDKIP; this is encoded by the coding sequence GTGTCTTGCCTGCTGCCGGTCGCCGCCGGCGCGGCCGCTCCTTCGTTCGACGCGAGAAACGCTGCGGCACCGCACGCTGCTCGCCAGCTGTCTGCGTCGCAGCAGGACCTGATCCGGCCGGGCAGCCGGGTGAGCTTCGACGACCGGTTCGGCATCCCGGATTTCGTCTGGACCTCGGCATCCCCGCCTGCCGAAAGTGCCGCTCGCCGAGCGAGGGCACGCAGTCCCGAACGCGAAGCACGAAGCCACCTGCGCAAGCTTGCTTCGCTCTACGGCCTCGATGAGGCCGACGTGCTCGCGGCCCGCGTAAGCCAGGTTCACGATACCGGCGACGGCGGAGTGATCGTCAAATTCCGCGAACAGGTCGACGGTGTCGACGTGTTCCAGGAAGAAGCTTCGGTGCTGATGGATCGCAACCTCGAGCGCGTTGCCGTCTCGGGTTTCCTCGGCGGAACAAGGTCCCATGCGCCGAGCAGTATCGCTTCGGGCTTCGCGCTTTCGGCCGCCGACGCGATCGCCATCGCGATTGCCGACCGCACCGGTGACTCGTCGGTAACGGCGTCCGATCTGGTCGCCCAGCCGGGAACAGGCGGTTCGTATTTGCCGTATTCCGTCCCTCCCGGGTCGCGCCTTGCTGCCGTCCTGCCGCATCCGGCGCGGGCAAAACCGGTCTATTTCCACGTCGACGACAGCTACCGGCCTGCGTGGTACGTCGAAGTTTCCGCCGACGTTCGCGGTTCCAACGGCCAGGTCGACAACGCGACGGTGGCGACCGTCGTCGCTGCCGACGACGGCGAGCTGCTGCTGCGCACGAGCCTTTCCCGCAGCGATTCGTTCTCGTACCGCGCCTGGGCGGACACGAGTGGAGAGCACGGCCCGCTCGACGGCCCGTACACCGACGGCACTCCGCATCCGACCGGCACGCCGTTCACGTATACGCCGTCGTTCACGGCGCCGTCGCTGGTATCGCTGGCCCACGGCCCGATCTCGACGAACGACGCGTGGCTGGCGCCCGGATCGACCGTCACCAAGGGCAACAACGTCGATGCCTACACCGATGCATCGGCGCCCGACGGGTTTTCCGCAGGCGACTTTCGCGCCGACGTAACGTCGCCCGGCAGCTTCGACTACACGTACGACACAGCGCAGGACCCCGAGGCGACGAGCAACCAGACCAGCGCCGCGATCGTCGAGGCGTTCTACGTCGCGAACTTCGAGCACGACCTGTACTACGACCGCGGCTTCGACGAAGCGGCAGGCAACGGGCAGCAGGACAACTTCGGCCGCGGAGGGCTCGGGGGAGATCCGATGCTCGTCGAGGCGCAGGATTACTCCGGCCGCGACAACGCCGACATGAACACGCCCGGCGACGGCTTTTCGCCGCGCATGCAGCTCTACCTGTGGGACGGGCCGAGGACCGACAGCGTCGCCGTCGATTCCCAGCCGTCCCCCCACGTGCTGCCGTCGTCGCTGAGCCCGCTCGGCAGTGCCGACTTCGGGGACAACAACACCAGCGTCACTGCCGACGTCGTGCTCGTCGACGACGGAGTCTCGTCGAACAGCGACGGCTGCGACACGCCGTTTGCCAACGCCGAAAGCGTCGCCGGCAAGATCGCGCTGATCGACCGCGGGCTCTGCCTGTTCATCGACAAGGTACAGAACGCGCTCGCTGCCGGAGCTGTCGGCGTGTTGATCGCGAACAACACCGGCGGAGGCACCGTGTCCGGCATGTCGGGGCCGTGCAACGGGCCGTGCTCGATCCCGGTGCTGATGATCACGCAGAACCAGGGCGCGCAGACGAAGCAGGCGCTCGCAGCCGGCACGGTTGGTGTGACGATGTCGCTCCAGTCGGGCGTCGATCGCGACGGAGCGCTCGACAACCAGATCGTCGCCCACGAATGGGCGCACTTCCTGTCGGGGCGCCTGGTCGGCGACGGTTCGGGGCTTTCGAGCAACCAGTCGGGAGGTCTCGGCGAAGGCTGGTCCGACTTCAACGCGATGCTGATGACGGTTCGCGACGGCGACAACTGGGCCGGCGCCTATCCGATGAGCGCATACGCGAGCGCCGGCCTCGTCGGCGACTCGGCCTATTTCGGGCTCAGACGCTTCCCGTATTCGACGGACCTGACGAAGAACCCGCTGACGTTCCACGACATCCAGGACGGAGTCGCGATCAGCGGCGCTCCTTGCAGTTTCGACTGCGACGGCGCCAACAATTCGGAAGTCCACGATACCGGCGAAGTGTGGACGACGATGCTGTGGGAATGCTACGCCGCGCTTCTCGGAGACACGCTCGGCGCGACGCCGAGGCTCACGTTCGACGAGGCGCGAACGCGGATGCTCGGCTACCTCGTCGCATCGCTGAAGATGACTCCGCTCAACCCCACGTTCACCGAAGCCCGCGACGCCGTGCTCGCCTCTGCCGATGCCAGCGACCTCGCGGACGAAGAGTTGTTCTGCAACGCTTTCGCCAAGCGCGGCATCGGGCAGGGCGCCGTTTCGCCGGCGCGGTTCTCGTCGACGAACGACGGCGTCGTCGAAAGCTTTACCTGCGTCCCGCCCGCCGTCTGTCCTTCGAGCCCTCGCGGCGACTGCCAGATCTCTCCTCGCGGCCAGGTCAAAATGCAGGGCAGCACCCTGGATCCTTCGCGCCAGTCGTTCTCGTGGAAATGGACCAACGGCAGCACCGATCTTTCCGATTTCGGCGCCGCCGCCACCGGCGGAACGAACTATCGTCTCTGCGTCTACGACGATGACTCGCTCGTGATGAACGTCGCGCTTCCCGGCGGCGGAAGCTGCAACGGCAGGCCGTGCTGGAGCTCCGGCTCGAGCGGGCTGCGCTACAAATTCTCCGGCGGCAATCCCGGCGGCCTGACGCAGGTGACGATGAAACCCGGCAGCGGCAGGGCCCAGGTGCAGGTCAAGGGAAAGGGCGAGGGGCTGGCGCTTCCGTTCCCGATTTCGGACACGAGCGCAGTCGCGGTGCAGCTCGTCGAGGATGCCAACTCGGGTGGAAACTGCTGGTCGACGCAGTTTGCGAGCCCGGCCGTCACGCTCGACCCCACGACGCTAAAATACCAGGACAAGATCCCGTAG
- a CDS encoding amidohydrolase has product MRRSVAAAAVLAAAAAAVLALRARPAPPVLFVGGPILTMDSADRVVEAIAIDHGTIAATGSRSDLQAWAREHDATVVDLHGRALLPGFVDAHSHFPACGLFDTLVHVGSPPLANVTTIDELVQTMARGSASSRRGPWIVGWGYDDTALTDLRHPTRDDLDRVSRDEPVAVFHISMHVAVVNSAGLAALGLGDASPDPQGGHLVRDEHGHLTGLLEEEAMRPLLTATMVPSTLDAVLATRRAAATYLAAGVTTAQDGAATKDQVSGLILLSRAGLLPLRLVIWPEGDTALAIADKTWRPGTTDPDWVRIGAAKFIADGSIQAYTAYLSEPYFRGPATSGAAQAPSSAPSVPSSDAKDASLRGFPRIPRERLFELVAHIHAAGGQVAIHGNGDAEIDDILDAIEAAQKAFPRDDARHVIVHAQMAREDQLDRMKALGVIPSFFELHTWYWGDRHRDRFLGPERAARISPLKSAEARGLPFTLHADTPVVPMEPLRMLAAAVTRRTASGAVLGPEQRIGVASALRALTINAAHEMFLENRVGSLEAGKLADLVILDRSPLAPDVDLDNLHVVETWVGGRRVFPAN; this is encoded by the coding sequence ATGAGACGATCGGTCGCCGCCGCCGCGGTGCTCGCTGCCGCAGCGGCCGCAGTCCTGGCGCTTCGCGCGCGTCCTGCCCCGCCGGTTCTCTTCGTCGGAGGTCCCATCCTGACGATGGATTCAGCAGATCGCGTCGTCGAGGCGATCGCGATCGATCACGGGACCATCGCGGCGACCGGCTCGCGCAGCGATCTGCAGGCCTGGGCCCGCGAGCACGACGCAACGGTCGTCGATCTCCACGGCCGTGCCCTGCTGCCCGGCTTCGTCGATGCGCACAGCCACTTCCCCGCCTGCGGCCTTTTCGACACGCTCGTGCACGTCGGAAGCCCGCCGCTCGCAAACGTCACGACCATCGACGAGCTCGTGCAAACGATGGCGCGCGGCAGCGCGAGCAGCCGCCGCGGTCCGTGGATCGTCGGCTGGGGCTACGACGACACCGCGCTCACCGACTTGCGGCATCCGACGCGCGACGATCTCGATCGCGTGTCGCGCGATGAGCCCGTGGCGGTGTTTCACATCTCGATGCACGTCGCGGTCGTCAACTCCGCGGGGTTGGCGGCGCTCGGCCTGGGCGATGCGTCGCCGGATCCGCAAGGGGGACATCTCGTGCGCGACGAGCACGGGCACCTGACCGGCCTGCTCGAAGAAGAAGCGATGCGGCCCCTGCTCACGGCGACGATGGTCCCGTCGACTCTCGATGCCGTGCTTGCCACGCGCCGCGCCGCCGCCACTTATCTTGCTGCCGGCGTCACCACCGCCCAGGACGGCGCTGCGACGAAAGACCAGGTAAGCGGCCTCATCCTGCTGTCGCGCGCCGGCCTGCTGCCCCTTCGATTGGTGATCTGGCCCGAAGGCGACACGGCATTGGCGATCGCGGACAAGACGTGGCGCCCCGGCACCACCGATCCGGACTGGGTTCGCATCGGCGCCGCGAAATTCATCGCCGACGGATCGATCCAGGCGTACACGGCGTACCTCAGCGAGCCGTATTTTCGCGGGCCGGCCACATCCGGTGCAGCCCAGGCGCCGTCGTCGGCGCCGTCCGTTCCGTCGAGCGATGCGAAGGACGCGTCGCTGCGCGGATTCCCGCGCATCCCGCGCGAACGGCTGTTCGAGCTGGTCGCGCACATCCACGCCGCCGGCGGGCAGGTCGCGATCCATGGCAACGGCGATGCGGAGATCGACGACATCCTCGATGCCATCGAAGCTGCGCAGAAAGCATTTCCGCGCGACGATGCGCGGCACGTCATCGTGCACGCGCAGATGGCCCGCGAGGACCAGCTCGACCGCATGAAGGCGCTCGGCGTGATTCCGAGCTTCTTCGAGCTTCACACCTGGTACTGGGGCGACCGGCATCGCGACCGCTTTCTCGGCCCGGAGCGTGCCGCACGGATCAGTCCGTTGAAAAGCGCCGAAGCGCGCGGACTGCCGTTCACGCTGCACGCCGACACGCCGGTGGTGCCGATGGAGCCGCTGAGGATGCTCGCCGCCGCGGTCACGCGGCGTACGGCTTCAGGAGCGGTGCTGGGACCGGAGCAGAGGATCGGCGTCGCAAGCGCACTGCGCGCCCTGACCATCAATGCTGCGCACGAGATGTTCCTCGAAAACCGCGTCGGCTCCCTCGAAGCCGGCAAGCTGGCCGATCTCGTGATCCTCGACCGGTCCCCGCTGGCTCCGGACGTCGACCTCGACAACCTTCACGTCGTCGAGACCTGGGTCGGCGGGCGCCGCGTCTTTCCCGCGAACTGA
- a CDS encoding methyltransferase domain-containing protein, which translates to MSDSMPGSGLFDVWSRFYDEAAIQRFMYRPVHDAVLAEIDLEPPARLLDLGCGTGLLTTRIRRERAVPSVTGADFSQGMLDVASQSRPDIEWVRTNAGCLPFADESFDTIVSTEAFHWFPDQPRALRECCRVLAPGGRLLVALVHPDFALIADTAGALSRLIGQPLVWPSRSKMREMLESAGLSVATQTRIWRPIGGVLLPPVLTVARKS; encoded by the coding sequence GTGAGCGACTCGATGCCCGGCAGCGGACTCTTCGACGTCTGGTCGCGGTTCTACGACGAGGCGGCGATCCAGCGTTTCATGTACCGCCCCGTCCACGATGCGGTACTGGCCGAAATCGATCTCGAGCCGCCGGCGCGCCTTCTCGACCTCGGTTGCGGTACCGGGCTGCTCACGACGCGGATCCGGCGCGAGCGCGCGGTGCCGTCGGTCACCGGTGCGGATTTTTCCCAGGGAATGCTCGACGTCGCATCGCAGAGTCGACCGGACATCGAGTGGGTGCGCACGAATGCGGGGTGCCTTCCTTTTGCAGACGAGAGCTTCGATACGATCGTCAGCACCGAAGCTTTCCACTGGTTTCCCGACCAGCCGCGCGCGCTTCGCGAGTGCTGCCGCGTGCTCGCGCCCGGCGGCCGCCTGCTCGTCGCGCTCGTCCATCCCGATTTCGCGCTGATCGCGGACACCGCCGGAGCGCTGTCGCGGCTGATCGGCCAGCCGCTCGTCTGGCCGTCGCGTTCGAAGATGCGCGAGATGCTCGAGAGCGCCGGGCTGAGCGTCGCTACCCAGACCCGCATCTGGCGACCCATCGGCGGAGTGCTGCTGCCGCCGGTGCTCACGGTCGCGCGCAAATCCTGA